From the Patescibacteria group bacterium genome, the window AAATTTGAAATCAGGTGAAGGATGATAAATAGTTGCATCAACCCCAGCTGGTTCATAATAGATCACTCGAAAAGCATGAGGGACTCTTTGGGTGATCGGAAGTCCGGCATTAAGAGCAAGCCGAAAGGCGGTGGTGCCAATCTGACAAAGTCCACCACCTAATTCAGGAACCGTTCGATTTCCTTTAATGACTAATTCTGGTAAATAACCTTTTTCTTCAGTAATTTCACCAAGGGCCCGGAGTAAAGAAAATTCCTCATTTGGCTTAATTAAAATTCCATTTAAAGTTTTAGCACCAATTTTGATATTGTGAATTCTATTTTTTGGACTACCTTTAAAATCTGATTCACCTCTGCCTACTAATTCTTTGATACCTAATTGATTTATATCTTCGATAAAAATTGATGGTTTTTCTAAAGTTACTTCTAATTCAATTTCTTTTAAATTAGCAAAGATATAATTTCTAATCTTCTCTCCACTTTTTTCAATTTCTAATTTTCTTCCCTCTTTGGCTAATTGAAATTCAACGACTCGGTTATTTTCCATTTTAAACTTTGCTTCCTGAACGGGGCGGTCTATTACTAAAGCAATTTTTTCTAGAAAATTCATTATCTTTTCCTGATCTAAGTCAAAGTTTATTTTTCCCCCATCTTTTTTGAAGATTAACCAATCTTTTAAATTTTCTTTGGTAATAATCCACCTTTCTTTGCCATAAAACAAAGAGACAGGGGCTAAATTAACTATTTTTTCTGCCCCAGCCAAAGAAAATTCAATATCTTTTTGACGAATCTCCGGCTGTTGGGGAACTTTTTCTATGACTATTTTTTTTAAATCAAGATTGGCCAGATTTTCTTTTAAATCACTGATTACTTTTTGATAGTTAAAACTCAACCCCTCCTCTTCGGGAACAATTTTCCATTCTCCACCTTCA encodes:
- a CDS encoding VanW family protein, translating into MKEERANFKIYLFFILISTFLLCYFFINYQKKFAKIILTDLYLGNDNLKGLSKEEVRDFLEKKINQIEKEGIKIFSEKKEMTLYPVVIALNDPDLTRRIIHFKLEETIEEIFLSTPNKFPFLALKGGIKKIPFIFTIDEEEILKIVKSNFKTLEKEAKEASLKYEGGEWKIVPEEEGLSFNYQKVISDLKENLANLDLKKIVIEKVPQQPEIRQKDIEFSLAGAEKIVNLAPVSLFYGKERWIITKENLKDWLIFKKDGGKINFDLDQEKIMNFLEKIALVIDRPVQEAKFKMENNRVVEFQLAKEGRKLEIEKSGEKIRNYIFANLKEIELEVTLEKPSIFIEDINQLGIKELVGRGESDFKGSPKNRIHNIKIGAKTLNGILIKPNEEFSLLRALGEITEEKGYLPELVIKGNRTVPELGGGLCQIGTTAFRLALNAGLPITQRVPHAFRVIYYEPAGVDATIYHPSPDFKFINDYSSWLLLQTKIEGTKLIFELYGTADGRKVEVSPPKIFNVVSPGPPKYIETEELPAGEKKKVEKAVAGAETEFSRVIIYPNGEKKEEVWKSHYKPWPEVWLIGKEKTEPLENENQTN